CGATGGGATTGTCCGAAACACTTATTGGTGTAACTATTATAGCTTTAGGAACTTCTTTACCAGAACTTGTTACAAGTATTATCGCAGCAAAAAAAGGAACAAACGATATTCTTGTTGGCAATTTAATAGGTTCTAATGCTTTTAATATCTTAGTTGTTCTTGGAATTTCTGCAAGTATTCATCCAATTGTACCTGATAGAAATGTAATATTCGATGCTTATTATATGGTTGGAATAATAATATTAACAGAATTATTTATGTTTAGAAAAAGAGAAATGGGATTTTTTAAGGGGTTAATTTTGTTGTTGTTATATTGTATATACATTGGAATCAGTATTAACATCGGCTAAGGAGGGGATACTATGAAAGTAACTTTTATCGGGCATGCTACAGTATTAATAGAAGGAAGCAAAAAGTTTATTATTGACCCTTTTCTCAATGACAATCCACAATCAACACTAAAAGTTGACGATGTAAAAGAATTAGATTATATTCTTGTAACGCATGGTCATTTAGATCATCTTGGAAATACAGTAGAGCTTGCGAAAAAAACTGGAGCAGTTGTAATATCAAACTTTGAAATTTGTGAATATCTTGGTTCAAAAGGAGTAAAAAATATACACCCAATGCATATAGGAGGAAGAAAACAATTTGATTTTGGTTCATTAAAAATGACCCCTGCTTTACATGGTTCTGGAATTATAGAAGGAGATAAAATAATATATGGTGGTAATCCTGGAGGATTTATTGTAGAAATAGATGGAAAAAAGATTTATCATGCTGGTGATACAGGATTAACTAAAGATATGGAATTATTGGAACTTGAAAATATTGATATTGCATTCTTACCTATTGGCGGAAATTTCGTAATGGATGTTGAAGATGCAGTAATTGCAACAAAGATGATAAAACCAAAAGTAGTAGTTCCATTCCATTATAATACATGGGATATTATCAGTGCTGATCCACAGGCATTTAAAACAAAAGTAGAAAGTCTCGGAGTAAATTGTGAAATTTTAAAACCAGGAGAATATATTGAATTTTAAATTTCAAGCACTGTTAACAAAATTTCTTTAATATTTAAAGTCTATTTGTTAAAATCCCCCTGAAAGAAAAAATAAAAAGTAAGGGGGTTATGAAATGATAAAAGCTATGTACTTTGCAAACAAAACATGCAGAACATGTAAGGCATTATGGCCAAAGGTCGAAGCTTTAATGGCAGAAAACAATATTGAAGTAGAATATGTGGATATTGATGAAAAAATGGAAGTCGCAGGTCAAATGCTTGTTTTCTCTGTACCAACACTTGTATTTGTTGATGAGGATAATAAAGAAATTACACGTTTCTATAGAAACTTTGGTATGCATGAAGTTCAGGCATTTGTAGACAGATATATGGAAATAATAAACTCATAATTTTATAAAAATACCGCCAGTTGAAAAATCTTCTGGCGGTATTTTTTATTTTCTCAAAAACTTTTTGAATTTTAATTTCTGTTTTTGTAACTTAAAATGGTATAATATATGTGAAAAAGATTCTGGAAGGAGGAAGATAATGTCAATTAGCACTGGCGGTGGAGATAAAGGTCAAACAAGTTTATGGTCTGGCGAAAGAGTAGACAAAGATGATGCCAGGGTTGAAGCATACGGAACTATTGATGAATTATCATCTTTTTTAGGAGAAGCAAAACATTATGTAAAATCCTATAAAGTAAAAGATATTATCCACAAAGTTCAAGATAACCTTTTCAGGGTTGCAGGAGAACTTGCATCTGAAAGCAAACTTTTTGTTCAACCAATAACAAAAGAAGATGTAGATGAAATCACAAAACTTGTCCATTATTTTGAAGATGCAGTGCAATTAAAAGGCTTTGTTATACCTGGAACAACTATACAATCAGCAAAACTTGACATTTGTAGAACTATAGCAAGGCGTGCAGAAAGAAGAATAATAACTCTTTCTAAAAAAAATAAAGTAAATGAATACCTTATAAAATACGTAAATAGATTATCTGATCTTTTATTTATTATGGCAAGATTTGAAGAATACATCGAAGATAAAATCGAATATAAAAAGTGGTGAATATGAGAGTTTTATTGGCATATTATCAAATTAGATTATTTGATGTACATTCATTAAAAGAAAAAAGAAGCATTGTAAAACGACTTATAAATAAACTGAGAAAAAAATTTAATCTTGCAATAACTGAAAGCGATTTCCATGACAATAAACAATTGCTTGAAATATCTATAGTTACGCTTTCCAAAGATAAAGATTTCCTTATATCCTTTTTTGAAACCATAGAAGAAGAAATAGAAACAGAAGGTTTTACACTTTATTCTTCAGAATTTGAAATTTTATGAGGTGATATATTGGAAACAATAAAAGAAGAAATAAAAGAACTATTAAATAAACTCGTAAGCCCTTATAGATTAAAACATATTATGGGTGTAGCATATATGTCAAAAATACTCGCAAATCTATATGGTGTATCTGAATTAAAAGCTGAAATAGCCGCCTTTGGGCATGACCTTTTTAGGGATGTGAAACCTTATCGTTTCTTAAATATGGCAAAAAGTTATGGATTGGAACTCTCCAAGGTAGAAGTCAAAAATCCAATATTATTGCATGGAAAAATAGCCGCTGAATTCTTGAAAAAAAAATATAATATTTGTAATGATATTTATGAGGCTATATATTTTCATACAAGTGGCTGTAAATGCTTTAATACAAATATAATTGGAAAGATATTATTTATTTCAGATTCAATTGAACCTACAAGGAATTATGAAAATGTTGAGTATTTGAGAGAATTAGCAAAAAGAGATATTGAAAAAGCTTATATAGAAATATTAAAAAATAAAATAATTTATGCTATTGAAAAAAAACATTTATTGCTGTATGAAACTGTTGAAGCATGGAATTATAATATTATGGAGGTGGAGTAAGTGGCAACAAGATTACAGGTTGGAAATACAAGAAGAGGTTCATCAGGAAGTCTTATATGGATAATTTTATTAATTATAATAATTGCAGGTATTGGTGGAGTATATTATTTTTACAATAATTTAAAAAACAGCACAGAATTAAAGGCCGACTCAATTAGTTATCTCATTTCATATGAAGATGGAAAGAATACGGAAATTTATTTTGTTAGAATAAAAAATAATTCAAGAAAAATATTTATTGTAAAGAGTCCTGATAATGTTTATTATTCAGAAAAAAACCTTTATATTGATTCCTTAAAACCGGAGGAAGCTCTAACAAATTTTGAAGAAATCTTTGAAATTAATCCATCAACAATAAAATATTACTTTTCAATAAAAAAAGATACAGTTCCTTCATTAGTTGCAAAGTTAAAGGGAAGTGGAACAACCATCGATAATTTCTTTGATACTTTAAAAACTCGAAAATCAGGACTCATGGATATGTTTACAATTAATAAGTTAATAGACATAATCAGAAAAGACGGTAGCACAAATATCTCTTATAATGGAATGTTTGCATTATTACAGGCTTTTTCAAAATATTCAATTACTGGTTATGATAAATTGGAAATAAAAACACTTTTATCTCAGCCAATAGAGATTAACTTACCAGACTTAAAAAAAGATGTAAAAAGGAATTATATAGATAAAACTAATATTGAATCATTGAAAACTATTATGGAGTGATTAAATGAAATATTTCATGTATTTTCTGGGAATTATTTTCTCTATCATGGTTATTATTTCCATGATATATCCTTTTGTAAAAACATATGCCAATATAGAAAAACTTCCTGAAACATATTATTTTTTAGTTCTTGGAATGGATACAACAGATGTTAATGAAAAGGTTTCAAGAACAGATTCTATATTGTTAGTTGGAGTAAATACAAAAAAAGAAAAAATACTGGTTTTACCTATTCCCAGAGATTTACTTGTTACTATAAATAACAACACTTTAAGAGTAAATGCAATATATGTAAAATACGGTGCTAAAGAATTAATAAATTTATTAGAAAATATGTTTAAGGTGAAAATATCTGATTATCTTGTTTTTGACTATGGTCTATTTAAAGAAGTCGGAAATCTATTTGCACCTGTAAGAATATACGTTCCAAAAGATATGTATTATGAAGATTATCATCAAAATTTGCATATAGACTTTAAACAGGGATATAACTATTTAAATGGAGAAGAGCTTTTATATTACGCTCGTTTTAGACATGATGCAATGGGGGATTTAGGGAGAATTCAAAGACAAAAGGACGTATTATTCGCCTTAATGAACGCAGCAAAAAGCTCAGGAATGTCAAAAATAATTAAATCCATTGATATAGTTTTAAAAAACACAGTAAATTCATTTGATTTTAAAAAATTATTCTCTCTGTTTCTGGTTTCAAAAAATGCAGAAATTAATTTTTTGAATTTGCCTGTTGAAATCGTTAATGATTACGTAAAGCTTTCTTCCAAAAATGCAGAATATATGCATCAATACCTTGTAAAATTTGAAGAACCAAAAGAAAATAAGAAAATATGGGTAACATTAATAAACAACATGGAAAGTTTTGGTTTAAGTTTTTATACTGTAACCAGAAACAGATGGACAAATGCGCGTGGATATTTAATTGAAATAGTAGATATACTTCCAAATGTCGATGGAATAAAACATAATAAATCATACATATTTATAAAAACTCCGGAATACAAGGAAAAGATATTAGAAGAAATACGCAAAAGATATAAAAATGAAACCTTTGAAATTGTTGATATAAAAGGAAATGAGATGGTGTATTTTTCTCTGATAAAATTTTTAAGCAATAATTACTATAACACTTTAAAATCAGATGCTATTATATTAGTGGGGAGTAATTTATGAAAGAAATAGTTATACTTATTAAAGGATTTTTGAAAAAAAACAGGAAACATTTCTTGTTTCCTTTTTTATCCATTTTGATAGGTGTTTGGGGAATGATTGTTGTTATATCTGTAATAAAAGGTTTTGATGTTTTGTTAATAAGGTCTATTACCTCTTTTAATCCACACATCACCATTTTTCAACAATATAACAAAAAAATTCCTGAAGAAATTTCAAGAATAAAATTTTCCACATATCAGGGTTTTTTTAATATTTACGGTAAAAAAATCGGCGCAAGTTTAATGGAAGTAGATGATATAACAATATTTAAAAAGTTATTGGTAAAAGGTTCCTTTGAAAAAGCAGTAATAGGAAATGCTTTAGCTCAAAATTTAAATATAGATATTGGGGACAATTTAAATCTTATATATACAGATGACTCTGGAAATATTAAGATGAAAATACTAAAAGTTTCTGGAATATTCAAATCAGGAATATACATTGTAGATTCTGCTTTCATTTTACAAGAATCAACTAAAAAATCTTATAATTATATAGGTATCTACTTAAAAAATCCAGAAAAAGCTCAGGAAATTAAAAGTAAATATTTAAATGGAATCTTATCTACAACCTGGGAAGAGCAAAATGAAAATTTTGCCAAAGCCGTTGAAATGGATTCATATTTTGCAATGTTAATTACCTTTTTTGTAGTTTTTATGAGCGGATTTAGCATTTCAAATTCTGTTATGTACTCTATTTTTGTTAGAAAAAGAGAAATTGGAATTTTAAAATCGCTTGGTATGGGAAAACAAAAAATAGCTATGGTTTTTATTGGAGAAAGTATGATAATTGCTCTTGTAGGATTTGTTTTTGGAAGCATCTTATCAATAATTACAGTAAAAATACTTGAAAATGTTAATATTCCTATACCACAAAATATCTTCTATATCGATAAAATCCCATTTTATTTATCCTCAACAGATATAATATTAGCCTTTATATTTATCACATTATTATCTTTTACTTTTTCTTTTATTTCATCTCGAAAGCTTCTTTCTTTTGATATTGTAGAGGTGCTTCATGGTGAATAATATTATTGAGATAAAAAATATTTCATATTCATATGATGGAAATCATAATGTTTTAGAAAATATAAATTTTTCAATTCCGGAAAATTCATATTTCGGCATTTATGGTCATTCTGGAAGCGGGAAAAGCACTTTATTATTTTTAATTGGAAACTTATTAAAAATTCAAACTGGAACAATTGAATATAATTTTGAATTTCATAAGAAAAAAATTGGTTTTGTTTTTCAATTTTTCAATTTAATAAACGAGCTCACTATTTTTGAAAATGCCAGATTAGCTCAATTAATACGCGTAAAAAAAGAAAATAAAAATGAAATTATGGATTATGCTAATTTATTAGGAATAGAATCAATTATAAATAAATATCCTCATGAAATATCTGGTGGTGAACAACAAAGAGCCAGTATTTTAAGAGCCATTGTTGGTGATACAAAAATAATTTTAGCAGATGAACCAACAGGAAGTTTAGACCTAAAAAACAAAGAAATTGTTTTTAACCTTTTTAAAGAGTTAAAAAATATCGGCAAAACAATTGTTGTTGTTTCTCACGAATCAAAACTTCTTCAATACTGTGATTATTCAATAAAATTAGAAAATGGTAAAATCAAGGAGACAGGGGGGATTTAAGTATGGTAGAAAGAGAATTTATTTTTTTGAAACCCAACACTATAAGAAGAGGATTAACAGGAGAAGTTATCAGTAGATTGGAAAGAAGAGGAATAAAGATTATTGCCTTAAAAATGATACAGTTTACAAGAGAACAGGCTGAAAAACTATATGAAGAACACAAAGATAAACCTTTTTATAATGAGTTAATTGATTTTGTATTATCTGGTCCTTCTGTTGTTATGGTAGTAGAAGGACCAAGAGTTATAGAAATGGTAAGACACATAATAGGTGCAACAGATCCATTAAAAGCTTCTCCAGGAAGTATAAGAGGAGAATTTGGAATGAGTGTTACAAAAAATATTGTTCATGCTTCAGACTCACCAGAAAAAGCAGAAAGAGAAATGAAAATCTTCTTCAGTGAAGAGGAAATTTTAAACTATAGATTGGATGTGCAGGGCGATTTATGATAGTAGTGACTTTAAAAAAAGGAAAAGAAAAAAAGATTAAAAATGGATATTTATGGATTTTTAAAGATGAAATTTCCGAAATCACCGGTGAAAAAAAAGACGGTGAATTGTGCAATGTTTTTTCAAAAGATTTTGAATATATAGGAAAAGGATTTTTTTCAAATAGCTCAAATATTGCTGTAAAAATCTTAACCTTAAAAGATGAAAATATAGATAAAAATTTCTTCTTAAATAAATTCAAAACCGCATTATTAATAAGAAAAGGATATGGAGATTCATATCGTTTTTTCCATGCAGAAGCTGATGGAATTCCTGGAATAATAATAGATAAATATGAAAAATTTCTTGTAATTCAGTTTAGAAATAAAGGTGTAGAAAATTTCAAAAATGAAATTATAGATGCATTGATTGACTTATTTGGAAATGAAATTAAAGGAATATATGAAAGAAGTGATTTTGAAACATCTTCAAAAGAAAATCTTGAAAGAAATGTGGGTCTTTTATATGGAGAAAATCCACCAGATAGATTTACTATTGAAGAAGAAGGTATAAAATATATTGTCGATATAAAAAATGGCCAAAAAACTGGTTTTTTCTTCGATCAAAGAAAAAATAGAATATATATAAGACAATATTCAAAAGATGCTACAGGATTTGACGGATATTCATATACAGGTGGTTTTGCATTAAACATGGCTGTTTTTGGCGCAAAACGCGTTGTTGCTGTTGATAAAGATGAATACGCTATTGAATTATTAAAGGAAAATGCAAAATTGAATGGTGTAGAAGATAAAATCGAAGCAATATATGGAGATGTAGAAAAATATCTTGAAAATACAGATTATAAATTTAATCTTATGATGTTAGACCCACCATCTTTAATAAAAAAGAAAACTGAAAGGCATAAAGGCGTTCAAATATTCAAACGAATATCTCGATCCGGTATTCTAAAACTCGAAGATAATGGCATATTAAGCGTATGTAGCTGCGCCTATCAGGCAGATATAGATTTGTTGGTAGAATCTTTAAGAAGAAGTGTTGAATTTGAAGGAATTAGATTAAATGCAATAGATATCATTACTCAATCTAACGATCATCCATGGATACTTCAAATACCTGAAAGCTTATATTTGAAATGTATGTGGATAAGAATTTTGAGGTGAATTTATGCCAAGTATGCTTGCACATATTATATACGCAATGAAAAAACACAATAATTGGAACACGGAACTATACCTTGGAGCTCAAGGGCCAGATGTATTCTTTTACGCAAATGAAAAAAAATATAAAGAAATTGGAGATATATTGCATAAAATATCATCTAATGAATTTAAAGAAATAATGAAAGGGTTCCCGAATGATTTTTATAAAGGTTTCATATTGCATATGGAACTTGATGAAAAATTACATGGTATCATTAATTCATATTATTCAGAACCAATTTCTCATACGCATTTTGAATATAATTTTGACGAATTATTATCTTTAAAAATATATGGAATGCATTTTATTGAACAAAAATGGTGGAAAATTCTACAGATTGAAAATATAGAAATTATTGACAGAAAATTCAATGATGTATTAAAAAAAGAATTTGGAATAACAGGTATAAGTTATGGTTATGCGTACAAAAAAATGCTTAAAAATTTAAAATTATTATTTCAATATCCAATATTCAAAAAAAATCTTTTAATGCCTGTTATAAAATTAATTGGCCTGGATTATTCATATTTATATCCAGATATCAAAGACAAGGATATTGAAAAATTAAAACATCTTGAAAGGGAATTTTTCGACTTATTTGAGGGGGAATGATAGAATGAAAGTTCTCGGTTTAATTCTGGCA
This is a stretch of genomic DNA from Marinitoga piezophila KA3. It encodes these proteins:
- a CDS encoding metal-dependent hydrolase codes for the protein MKVTFIGHATVLIEGSKKFIIDPFLNDNPQSTLKVDDVKELDYILVTHGHLDHLGNTVELAKKTGAVVISNFEICEYLGSKGVKNIHPMHIGGRKQFDFGSLKMTPALHGSGIIEGDKIIYGGNPGGFIVEIDGKKIYHAGDTGLTKDMELLELENIDIAFLPIGGNFVMDVEDAVIATKMIKPKVVVPFHYNTWDIISADPQAFKTKVESLGVNCEILKPGEYIEF
- a CDS encoding thioredoxin family protein is translated as MIKAMYFANKTCRTCKALWPKVEALMAENNIEVEYVDIDEKMEVAGQMLVFSVPTLVFVDEDNKEITRFYRNFGMHEVQAFVDRYMEIINS
- a CDS encoding cob(I)yrinic acid a,c-diamide adenosyltransferase encodes the protein MSISTGGGDKGQTSLWSGERVDKDDARVEAYGTIDELSSFLGEAKHYVKSYKVKDIIHKVQDNLFRVAGELASESKLFVQPITKEDVDEITKLVHYFEDAVQLKGFVIPGTTIQSAKLDICRTIARRAERRIITLSKKNKVNEYLIKYVNRLSDLLFIMARFEEYIEDKIEYKKW
- a CDS encoding DUF503 domain-containing protein, giving the protein MRVLLAYYQIRLFDVHSLKEKRSIVKRLINKLRKKFNLAITESDFHDNKQLLEISIVTLSKDKDFLISFFETIEEEIETEGFTLYSSEFEIL
- the yqeK gene encoding bis(5'-nucleosyl)-tetraphosphatase (symmetrical) YqeK, translating into METIKEEIKELLNKLVSPYRLKHIMGVAYMSKILANLYGVSELKAEIAAFGHDLFRDVKPYRFLNMAKSYGLELSKVEVKNPILLHGKIAAEFLKKKYNICNDIYEAIYFHTSGCKCFNTNIIGKILFISDSIEPTRNYENVEYLRELAKRDIEKAYIEILKNKIIYAIEKKHLLLYETVEAWNYNIMEVE
- a CDS encoding LCP family protein yields the protein MKYFMYFLGIIFSIMVIISMIYPFVKTYANIEKLPETYYFLVLGMDTTDVNEKVSRTDSILLVGVNTKKEKILVLPIPRDLLVTINNNTLRVNAIYVKYGAKELINLLENMFKVKISDYLVFDYGLFKEVGNLFAPVRIYVPKDMYYEDYHQNLHIDFKQGYNYLNGEELLYYARFRHDAMGDLGRIQRQKDVLFALMNAAKSSGMSKIIKSIDIVLKNTVNSFDFKKLFSLFLVSKNAEINFLNLPVEIVNDYVKLSSKNAEYMHQYLVKFEEPKENKKIWVTLINNMESFGLSFYTVTRNRWTNARGYLIEIVDILPNVDGIKHNKSYIFIKTPEYKEKILEEIRKRYKNETFEIVDIKGNEMVYFSLIKFLSNNYYNTLKSDAIILVGSNL
- a CDS encoding ABC transporter permease, which encodes MKEIVILIKGFLKKNRKHFLFPFLSILIGVWGMIVVISVIKGFDVLLIRSITSFNPHITIFQQYNKKIPEEISRIKFSTYQGFFNIYGKKIGASLMEVDDITIFKKLLVKGSFEKAVIGNALAQNLNIDIGDNLNLIYTDDSGNIKMKILKVSGIFKSGIYIVDSAFILQESTKKSYNYIGIYLKNPEKAQEIKSKYLNGILSTTWEEQNENFAKAVEMDSYFAMLITFFVVFMSGFSISNSVMYSIFVRKREIGILKSLGMGKQKIAMVFIGESMIIALVGFVFGSILSIITVKILENVNIPIPQNIFYIDKIPFYLSSTDIILAFIFITLLSFTFSFISSRKLLSFDIVEVLHGE
- a CDS encoding ABC transporter ATP-binding protein, giving the protein MVNNIIEIKNISYSYDGNHNVLENINFSIPENSYFGIYGHSGSGKSTLLFLIGNLLKIQTGTIEYNFEFHKKKIGFVFQFFNLINELTIFENARLAQLIRVKKENKNEIMDYANLLGIESIINKYPHEISGGEQQRASILRAIVGDTKIILADEPTGSLDLKNKEIVFNLFKELKNIGKTIVVVSHESKLLQYCDYSIKLENGKIKETGGI
- the ndk gene encoding nucleoside-diphosphate kinase, whose translation is MVEREFIFLKPNTIRRGLTGEVISRLERRGIKIIALKMIQFTREQAEKLYEEHKDKPFYNELIDFVLSGPSVVMVVEGPRVIEMVRHIIGATDPLKASPGSIRGEFGMSVTKNIVHASDSPEKAEREMKIFFSEEEILNYRLDVQGDL
- a CDS encoding class I SAM-dependent rRNA methyltransferase codes for the protein MIVVTLKKGKEKKIKNGYLWIFKDEISEITGEKKDGELCNVFSKDFEYIGKGFFSNSSNIAVKILTLKDENIDKNFFLNKFKTALLIRKGYGDSYRFFHAEADGIPGIIIDKYEKFLVIQFRNKGVENFKNEIIDALIDLFGNEIKGIYERSDFETSSKENLERNVGLLYGENPPDRFTIEEEGIKYIVDIKNGQKTGFFFDQRKNRIYIRQYSKDATGFDGYSYTGGFALNMAVFGAKRVVAVDKDEYAIELLKENAKLNGVEDKIEAIYGDVEKYLENTDYKFNLMMLDPPSLIKKKTERHKGVQIFKRISRSGILKLEDNGILSVCSCAYQADIDLLVESLRRSVEFEGIRLNAIDIITQSNDHPWILQIPESLYLKCMWIRILR